ACGCGTCGAAGTTGATCACGCCCGGACGCACGAACACAGTGGGATCGTCGACGGTGAAGGTGGCAGCGTTGGCCAGGCTGTCGATCAGATCGAGCGCGTGGAAGACGGGGTCCGGTGAGGTGAGCAGCAGATCGATGACTTCGGGGTTGATCAGGCTCTGCACGGCCGGGTCGCTCAAGATGTCGAGCAAGGCCTCGACGCCCGCCAAGGGGTCATCGCCCTCAAGCAGGGCGAGGATGCCCGCCTCCTCGATCAAGGCGATGAGATCGATGATGAGCACGATGTCGCCGATGAGGCCGGCTTCCGTCAGGCCCTGGATGGCCTTCATCCAGAAGGCCTCGCGCGCGCCCGCCTCTACCCGCGTGCACGGGCGGTCGCCACAGTCGGTGACGAGCGGGTTGGCCTGGGCGCTCTCGGTCAGGAACAAGGTGATGCTGCCGGAGCTGCCACCGGCCAGGCCGCCGAGGGGCCCGTAGTGCTCGATCAGGCGGGCGATGGAGGTGAAGTGCGCCCAGAGGCGGGGGCCGTTGCCGCGAACGCCTGCGCACATGGGGGCGTCGTAGCCCCAGGCACGGACGGCGCGGGCGCCGCCCTCGGGGCGAAAGTCGGCGGTGTCGAAGCGGTTGTCCGCGTTGCTGTCCCAACCGTAGAGGCCCGTGCGCGCACCGGACGCCACCGTGTAGTAGAGCGGCAAGCCGCGGTTGAAGCGCACGGTGCCGTCGGTGGCGCCGATGGGATTGCCGCCCGGGAAGTCGAAGCCCGCACTGCGGCGAAGACCGCTTGCCACGCCGAGCAGACTCACCTCGCTGCTGTCCTCGATGGTCTCGTAGCGCTCGAGTTGGGCGGGCACGACGACCGGTCCGATCACATCGCCTTCGAAGTCGCCCGCTAGGGCGGTGCCGAGCAGACAGGTGGCTGAGCATGCGAGCAGGGTTGCTGCGCGTCTTGGGTGCGGTCGGTGCATCGATTCGTCCTCTGAGTCGTCCTGGCGGCGTTCATCCGTAACCCGGATGATGAGTATACCGACGTCAAGGACTGAGAACTGCCGTTGAAACTCGCAGATCGTTGCGGCGTCAATGGCAACGGACTTAAGGTTAGCTCCCCTCGAAGGCGTCCGTCACCGCTGCCAGCATCCAACGCATACGCGGATCCGCCGTGAACCTCGGATGCCACAGGGCGTAGTAATCCGTCACCGGAAGTTGCAACGGCACCTGCTTCACCACGAAGGGCCCGTGCTGCGCCAACGTGCGAGCCACCCGCGAGGGCACCGTGGTGATGCGGCTATCGCCCAGGAGCTGCGCATCGAGCATGTTGAAGGCGGGCACCGACGCGCACACGTGTCGCTCCATCCCCAATCGCTCCAGTTCGATGTCCACCACGCCCTTGCGATGACCCAGCGGCGCCACCAACACGTGGGTGGCCTTAGCGTAGCGGCGCAGGGTGAGATTGCCGGCGGCGAGGGGATTGTCCTCGTGCATCACGCAAACGAAGGGATCGCTCGCGAGCTTGCGCAGCATCAGGTTGTCGGGCGCGTGCCAGTTCACCGCCACCAACAGGTTGATCTGACCTGCCTCGAGTTCACGCGCCGAGTAGTCGCGCGCCAGGGGCAGTGTGATCAAACGCAGACGCGGCGCCTCCTCCGCGAGGCGACTGACCAGGGGCGACACGAGCCGCGCGAGCACCTCGTCCGTCGCGCTGATCACGAACTGCCCGGTGAAATCGGCGGGCGAGATCGGGGCCCGCGCCACTAACTCGGCGGCTTGCCCCAGCAGGGCCTCCACCTGCTCGCGCA
This genomic stretch from Pseudomonadota bacterium harbors:
- a CDS encoding LysR family transcriptional regulator, giving the protein MSIRNLKRLPLLEAFDAIMTRGSLVAAADAMQVTQSAVSKQLAQLREWFDDELFVRTSDGMQPTPRALALREQVEALLGQAAELVARAPISPADFTGQFVISATDEVLARLVSPLVSRLAEEAPRLRLITLPLARDYSARELEAGQINLLVAVNWHAPDNLMLRKLASDPFVCVMHEDNPLAAGNLTLRRYAKATHVLVAPLGHRKGVVDIELERLGMERHVCASVPAFNMLDAQLLGDSRITTVPSRVARTLAQHGPFVVKQVPLQLPVTDYYALWHPRFTADPRMRWMLAAVTDAFEGS